In a genomic window of Corynebacterium lizhenjunii:
- the dnaA gene encoding chromosomal replication initiator protein DnaA, producing the protein MSESHNPAAAQWSAVVEELLALSQRTGSGVPALTHTQRIYLQLARPIMLDNGYALLAAKDEMGKHVLEVELAEHITTALAAHFGRPYSLAVSVAVADPGAPAQQQTQAATSTHGQAQVQPPAQTHAQSQPVTTEPDSAAAQAAQGSHSFPSPQSAHQPVQPIPPRPAQMDSSVANSWQETFAHPASSEPASLDDLADAYAATTAQQGPQQTAAAQSARIKREAPAHDPNRETSLNPKHTFESFVIGSSNRFANGAAVAVAESPAKAYNPLFIWGGSGLGKTHLLHAAGNYAQLLHPGLRVKYVSSEEFTNDYINSLRDDRQESFKRRYRNLDILMVDDIQFLEGKESTQEEFFHTFNALHQANKQIILSSDRPPKQLTTLEDRLRTRFEGGLITDVQPPDLETRIAILMKKAAADGTQIDREVLELIASRFESSIRELEGALIRVSAYSSLVNEPINMEMAEIALRDLVPDNAGRQISVGAIIDVTAEYFDIDPDDLRGAGKRRAIAHARQLAMYLCRELTELSLPKIGEQFGGKDHTTVMYAVRKVGKEMNENRTTYNEIQELTSRVQSHGRS; encoded by the coding sequence GTGTCCGAATCCCACAATCCAGCCGCTGCGCAGTGGAGTGCAGTAGTCGAAGAACTTCTAGCGCTATCACAGCGCACCGGCTCTGGCGTGCCCGCACTGACCCACACCCAGCGCATTTATCTGCAGCTGGCCCGGCCCATCATGCTAGACAACGGGTATGCGCTGCTGGCGGCCAAGGATGAGATGGGCAAACACGTCCTCGAGGTGGAATTGGCAGAACACATCACCACCGCCCTGGCTGCCCACTTTGGCCGGCCCTACTCCTTGGCCGTGTCCGTGGCGGTGGCGGATCCGGGGGCGCCCGCACAGCAGCAAACGCAAGCAGCGACGTCGACGCACGGGCAGGCGCAGGTGCAGCCACCGGCACAGACGCACGCCCAGTCGCAGCCAGTGACAACCGAGCCGGATTCAGCAGCTGCGCAGGCTGCACAAGGCTCGCACTCTTTCCCGTCCCCCCAGTCTGCACACCAGCCTGTGCAGCCAATACCGCCGCGGCCTGCGCAAATGGATTCTTCCGTGGCCAATAGTTGGCAAGAGACCTTCGCGCACCCGGCGTCCTCCGAGCCCGCCAGCTTAGACGACCTTGCCGACGCCTACGCCGCCACCACCGCACAGCAGGGCCCGCAACAGACGGCCGCGGCGCAATCAGCGCGCATCAAGCGCGAAGCCCCGGCGCATGATCCGAACCGGGAGACCTCGCTAAATCCCAAGCACACCTTTGAAAGCTTTGTTATCGGGTCTTCGAACCGCTTTGCCAACGGCGCAGCCGTGGCCGTGGCAGAGTCTCCAGCCAAGGCATATAACCCCCTGTTTATCTGGGGCGGGTCTGGCTTGGGCAAAACCCACCTGCTCCACGCCGCCGGCAACTACGCCCAGCTGCTCCACCCCGGGCTGCGAGTCAAGTACGTCTCCTCTGAGGAGTTCACAAATGACTACATCAACTCACTGCGCGATGACCGCCAGGAATCCTTCAAGCGGCGCTACCGCAACCTGGACATTTTGATGGTTGATGACATCCAATTCCTTGAGGGAAAGGAGTCAACTCAAGAGGAGTTCTTCCATACCTTCAACGCGCTGCACCAGGCCAATAAGCAGATCATTTTGTCCTCGGACCGCCCGCCCAAGCAGCTGACCACCCTGGAAGACCGCCTGCGCACGCGCTTTGAAGGTGGGCTGATCACCGACGTCCAGCCACCGGACTTGGAGACCCGCATTGCCATTTTGATGAAGAAGGCTGCTGCCGATGGCACGCAGATTGACCGGGAAGTCCTCGAACTCATTGCCTCACGCTTTGAGTCTTCCATCCGCGAACTGGAAGGCGCACTGATCCGTGTCTCTGCGTATTCTTCGCTGGTCAATGAGCCAATCAATATGGAGATGGCAGAGATCGCCTTGCGCGACTTGGTACCGGATAATGCCGGCCGGCAAATCTCCGTGGGCGCGATTATTGACGTAACCGCCGAGTATTTTGACATCGACCCGGATGACTTGCGCGGTGCTGGCAAACGCCGGGCCATCGCCCACGCCCGCCAGCTGGCCATGTACCTGTGCCGGGAGCTCACCGAGCTGTCTCTGCCGAAGATCGGCGAACAATTCGGCGGCAAGGACCACACCACCGTCATGTACGCCGTGCGCAAGGTGGGCAAAGAGATGAACGAAAACCGCACCACCTACAACGAGATCCAGGAGCTTACCTCGCGCGTGCAGTCCCACGGGCGCTCCTAG
- the dnaN gene encoding DNA polymerase III subunit beta — MDTDVSFRAAKDDLSNAVAWVARNLPSKVTQPVLRAMLLTADETGLELSGFDYEVSTRVRIPAEIENPGVVAVAGKLLADIVGNLPNKPVDVRVEEGKALVACGSSRFELPLIPLDDYPQLPTLPEVTGSINPQLFVEAVSQVAAAAGKDDTLPMLTGVDLKIEGSRMELTATDRFRLALRTVEWEPASPDVTAKLLVPAKTLQDNAKSLDTHLNTPVDIAVGSGDNIGADGLFGMHTDSRETTTRMLDAEFPNVAPLLPKTHTAIATIEVGPLQEALRRVALLTERNSQVRMHFSDGQVVLAAGGSDSGNAQEAVPCAFSGRDELIIAFNPSYLKDGLAVMHADRVMFGFTEPSRPAIIIPAPEELPEVDEDGNFPTPDTNFTYLLMPVRLPG; from the coding sequence ATGGACACTGACGTGTCATTCCGCGCCGCTAAGGATGACCTCTCCAACGCCGTTGCGTGGGTTGCTCGCAACTTGCCGTCGAAGGTTACCCAGCCGGTGCTGCGCGCCATGCTGCTTACAGCCGATGAAACAGGCCTAGAGCTCAGCGGCTTTGATTATGAAGTTTCTACCCGCGTGCGCATTCCGGCAGAGATTGAAAACCCCGGCGTAGTGGCCGTCGCCGGTAAGTTGCTGGCAGACATTGTGGGCAACCTGCCCAATAAGCCGGTCGATGTACGTGTAGAGGAGGGCAAGGCGCTAGTAGCCTGCGGTTCTTCGCGCTTCGAGCTACCCTTGATTCCGCTGGATGATTACCCGCAGCTGCCCACCCTGCCGGAGGTTACTGGCTCCATTAACCCGCAACTTTTTGTGGAGGCCGTAAGCCAAGTAGCTGCCGCTGCTGGCAAGGATGACACGCTGCCCATGCTCACCGGTGTGGATCTGAAGATTGAGGGTTCCCGCATGGAACTCACCGCCACGGATCGCTTCCGCTTGGCTTTGCGCACCGTGGAGTGGGAGCCAGCTAGCCCAGACGTCACGGCTAAACTCCTGGTCCCGGCCAAGACTTTGCAAGACAACGCCAAGTCCTTGGATACCCACCTGAATACCCCGGTAGACATTGCGGTTGGCAGCGGGGACAATATTGGAGCTGACGGCCTTTTTGGCATGCACACAGACTCCCGGGAGACCACCACCCGCATGTTGGACGCGGAGTTTCCTAACGTTGCCCCGCTGTTGCCAAAGACACACACGGCCATTGCCACCATTGAGGTCGGTCCGCTGCAAGAAGCCCTGCGCCGCGTGGCGCTGCTGACGGAGCGTAACTCCCAGGTGCGCATGCACTTTAGCGATGGCCAGGTGGTGCTCGCCGCCGGCGGTTCGGATTCGGGTAACGCCCAAGAAGCAGTCCCGTGTGCATTTAGCGGCCGCGATGAGTTGATCATCGCCTTTAACCCCTCCTACCTCAAGGACGGCCTTGCCGTCATGCATGCGGATCGCGTGATGTTTGGCTTCACGGAGCCTTCGCGCCCGGCAATTATCATCCCGGCCCCGGAGGAACTTCCGGAAGTTGACGAGGATGGCAATTTCCCCACTCCGGATACGAACTTTACCTACCTGCTCATGCCCGTGCGCCTGCCGGGCTAA
- the recF gene encoding DNA replication/repair protein RecF (All proteins in this family for which functions are known are DNA-binding proteins that assist the filamentation of RecA onto DNA for the initiation of recombination or recombinational repair.), with amino-acid sequence MYVRELNLRDFRSWPQLNLQLEPGITVLVGRNGYGKTNVAEAIGYTAHLGSHRVNHDAPLVREGQPNARVSLSVVNGGRELTTHLLIKPHGANQAQINRARMRSPRELLGVLRTVLFSPEDLALVRGEPAHRRAYLDAIIASRTPRLAGIKADFDKVLKQRNALLKNSGAALRRGYADIEGASALATLDVWDEQLAALGGKVIRARLELLDDLGERIATAYQGLAPESRPARVEYSSTVDLADRDVLEAQMLHELANKRPREIERGMTLVGPHRDELQLYLGAQPAKGFASHGETWSYAIALRLAEFGLLRAEGSDPVLILDDVFAELDAKRRLALVNLAADAEQVLITAAVDEDLPGNLQPVARHQVTVRETPQGRISALQEDA; translated from the coding sequence ATGTATGTTCGCGAGCTCAACCTACGGGATTTCCGCTCCTGGCCGCAGCTTAACTTGCAGCTCGAGCCCGGAATCACGGTCCTAGTGGGCCGCAACGGCTACGGTAAGACCAACGTGGCCGAGGCCATCGGCTACACCGCCCACCTGGGGTCCCATCGGGTTAACCATGATGCCCCCTTGGTGCGCGAAGGCCAGCCCAATGCCCGGGTCTCGCTCAGCGTGGTCAACGGTGGCCGGGAACTGACCACGCATTTGTTGATCAAGCCGCACGGTGCCAACCAGGCCCAAATCAACCGGGCGCGCATGCGGTCCCCGCGCGAACTCCTAGGAGTGCTGCGCACGGTGCTGTTTTCTCCCGAAGACCTGGCCTTAGTTCGCGGCGAGCCCGCCCACCGGCGCGCCTACCTGGATGCGATCATCGCCAGCCGCACACCCCGTTTAGCAGGGATCAAGGCCGATTTTGACAAGGTACTCAAGCAACGCAACGCACTGTTGAAGAACTCCGGTGCTGCGCTGCGGCGCGGCTATGCCGATATAGAAGGCGCCAGTGCCCTCGCCACCCTGGACGTGTGGGACGAACAACTCGCGGCCCTGGGCGGCAAGGTCATTCGCGCGCGCCTGGAGCTCCTGGACGACCTGGGCGAGCGCATAGCCACCGCCTACCAGGGCCTCGCCCCGGAGTCGCGGCCTGCGCGCGTGGAGTATTCCTCCACCGTGGACCTGGCTGACCGTGACGTGCTGGAAGCCCAGATGCTCCACGAGCTCGCCAACAAGCGTCCCCGCGAGATTGAGCGTGGCATGACTTTGGTGGGCCCGCACCGCGATGAGCTGCAGCTTTACCTAGGGGCCCAGCCCGCCAAGGGCTTTGCCTCCCACGGGGAGACCTGGTCGTATGCCATCGCCTTGCGCCTGGCGGAGTTCGGGCTATTGCGCGCTGAGGGCTCCGATCCCGTGCTCATCCTCGACGATGTTTTTGCCGAACTCGACGCCAAACGCCGCCTGGCCCTGGTGAACCTGGCCGCCGACGCGGAGCAGGTCCTTATCACCGCAGCAGTGGACGAGGACCTGCCGGGCAACCTCCAGCCGGTGGCCCGCCACCAGGTCACCGTGCGCGAGACCCCGCAAGGGCGCATCTCCGCGCTCCAGGAGGACGCCTAA
- a CDS encoding DciA family protein, with protein sequence MGDFIQDAVNAARALSRNPPRLSAPVATMRLAPQELADAPLGTTNAGVEGASASSGTGQSTLDDRAARRAVRGLGRPSGPDGRAPQRGLAVPKLGQVLRATVRANGWQEELGHGWVFGHWEEVVGSLNAAHSQPEKIEEQVLYISCDSSNWSSNLRLLQRHILARIAQKVGPDVVVQLRITGPKQHRNYEGPLWVKPQGSTDTYG encoded by the coding sequence ATGGGTGACTTCATTCAAGACGCCGTCAATGCCGCCCGCGCCCTGTCGCGCAACCCTCCCCGGCTCAGCGCCCCGGTCGCCACTATGCGCCTGGCCCCGCAGGAGCTTGCCGATGCCCCCTTAGGCACAACCAACGCTGGGGTTGAGGGGGCATCGGCAAGCTCTGGCACAGGGCAATCGACCCTGGATGACCGGGCGGCACGCAGAGCAGTGCGCGGACTGGGCCGGCCTTCCGGGCCCGATGGCCGCGCCCCCCAACGCGGGCTCGCGGTGCCCAAGCTGGGGCAGGTGCTGCGGGCGACGGTGCGGGCCAATGGTTGGCAGGAGGAGTTGGGGCACGGCTGGGTATTTGGGCACTGGGAAGAGGTGGTGGGAAGCCTTAACGCGGCGCACTCGCAGCCCGAAAAGATTGAGGAGCAGGTGCTTTATATTTCTTGTGATTCCTCAAATTGGTCCAGTAACCTGCGGTTATTGCAGCGGCACATCTTGGCCAGAATTGCGCAGAAGGTGGGGCCGGACGTGGTGGTGCAGCTGCGCATTACCGGGCCCAAGCAGCACCGGAATTACGAGGGGCCGCTGTGGGTCAAACCCCAAGGATCTACGGATACTTACGGTTAA
- the gyrB gene encoding DNA topoisomerase (ATP-hydrolyzing) subunit B, with amino-acid sequence MAEEHAYGAGSITILEGLEAVRKRPGMYIGSTGVRGLHHLIWEVVDNSVDEAMAGYATKVTVTLLEDGGVEVIDDGRGIPVEMHASGAPTVQVVMTQLHAGGKFDSESYAVSGGLHGVGISVVNALSTRVEAEIKRDGKHWYQNFTNAIPAELEEGGNARGTGTTIRFWPDPEIFETVEFNYDTIARRLQEMAFLNKGLTIVLRDHRAVSAQQAELEAIAEAGDAPISLTALDAESADAASGDTAAAEGAAAAGAGDGAGAAGVGAGAGVGASAVPGAKARKRKEVVYHYPNGLQDYVEHLNKNKTAIHPTIVAFDVKGDDHEVEIALQWNQGYKESVHTFANTINTHEGGTHEEGFRAALTTLMNRYAKEHKLIKEKDGNLSGDDCREGLAAVISVKVGDPQFEGQTKTKLGNSEIKGFVQRAVNEHLNDWFDANPAEAKTIINKAVSSAHARIAARKAREMVRRKSATDLGGLPGKLADCRSKDPKISELYIVEGDSAGGSAKAGRDSMFQAILPLRGKILNVEKARMDKVLKNAEVQAIITALGTGIHEEFDVAKLRYDKIVLMADADVDGQHIATLLLTLLFRFMPQLVEQGHVYLANPPLYKLKWSKGEPGYAFSDAERDQQLNEGLEAGRKINKDDGIQRYKGLGEMNPNELWETTLDPTTRILRRVDLEDAQRADELFSILMGDDVAARRSFITRRAKDVRFLDV; translated from the coding sequence GTGGCTGAAGAACACGCATATGGTGCAGGGTCAATTACGATCCTGGAGGGTCTGGAGGCCGTCCGCAAGCGCCCAGGTATGTACATCGGTTCCACCGGTGTGCGCGGCCTCCACCACCTGATTTGGGAGGTGGTGGACAACTCGGTCGATGAGGCCATGGCTGGCTACGCCACCAAGGTCACCGTCACGCTGCTGGAGGACGGCGGCGTAGAGGTTATTGATGATGGCCGCGGTATTCCCGTTGAAATGCACGCCTCTGGCGCGCCAACCGTGCAGGTTGTGATGACGCAGTTGCACGCCGGCGGCAAGTTTGACTCGGAATCTTACGCTGTTTCCGGTGGTCTGCACGGTGTGGGTATTTCCGTGGTCAACGCCCTGTCCACCCGGGTGGAGGCCGAAATTAAGCGTGATGGCAAGCACTGGTACCAGAACTTCACCAACGCCATTCCGGCGGAGCTGGAGGAAGGCGGCAACGCCCGCGGGACCGGTACCACCATCCGTTTCTGGCCGGACCCGGAGATTTTTGAGACGGTGGAGTTTAATTACGACACCATCGCGCGCCGCCTGCAGGAGATGGCTTTCCTGAACAAGGGGCTGACCATTGTGCTGCGGGATCACCGCGCTGTGTCTGCACAGCAGGCAGAGCTGGAGGCTATTGCCGAGGCTGGCGATGCCCCCATTAGCCTCACCGCCCTCGATGCCGAGTCTGCCGATGCCGCTTCGGGTGACACGGCTGCCGCTGAGGGTGCTGCTGCTGCCGGTGCGGGTGATGGGGCTGGGGCCGCCGGAGTTGGGGCAGGTGCTGGTGTTGGTGCTAGTGCTGTACCTGGAGCGAAGGCCCGGAAGCGCAAGGAAGTGGTCTACCACTACCCGAACGGCCTGCAGGACTACGTTGAGCACCTGAACAAGAACAAGACGGCCATCCACCCGACCATCGTGGCTTTTGATGTCAAGGGCGATGACCACGAGGTAGAGATTGCCTTGCAGTGGAACCAGGGCTACAAGGAGTCCGTCCATACCTTTGCTAACACCATCAACACCCACGAGGGGGGCACGCATGAGGAAGGTTTCCGCGCAGCGCTGACCACCTTGATGAACCGCTACGCCAAAGAGCACAAGCTGATCAAGGAAAAAGACGGCAATCTCTCCGGTGATGACTGCCGCGAAGGCTTGGCGGCGGTGATCTCCGTGAAGGTCGGCGACCCGCAGTTCGAGGGTCAGACCAAGACCAAGCTGGGCAACTCTGAGATCAAGGGTTTTGTTCAGCGCGCGGTCAATGAGCATTTGAATGATTGGTTTGATGCCAACCCGGCTGAGGCCAAGACCATTATTAATAAGGCGGTTTCTTCTGCTCACGCGCGGATCGCTGCGCGTAAGGCGCGGGAGATGGTGCGGCGCAAGTCCGCCACGGACCTAGGCGGCCTGCCGGGCAAGCTGGCGGATTGCCGTTCGAAGGACCCGAAGATTTCGGAGCTCTACATCGTGGAGGGTGACTCCGCAGGTGGCTCCGCCAAGGCAGGCCGGGATTCGATGTTCCAGGCGATCTTGCCGCTACGCGGCAAGATCCTCAACGTGGAAAAGGCCCGCATGGATAAGGTGCTAAAAAACGCCGAGGTTCAGGCCATCATCACCGCATTGGGCACGGGCATCCACGAGGAATTTGATGTGGCCAAGCTGCGCTACGACAAGATTGTGCTGATGGCCGATGCCGACGTGGACGGCCAGCACATTGCTACCCTGCTGCTTACGTTGCTGTTCCGTTTCATGCCGCAACTGGTGGAGCAAGGTCATGTCTACCTGGCTAATCCGCCGCTGTACAAGCTGAAGTGGAGCAAGGGCGAGCCGGGCTACGCTTTCTCTGACGCTGAGCGGGACCAGCAGCTCAACGAGGGCCTGGAAGCCGGTCGCAAGATCAACAAGGATGACGGCATCCAGCGCTACAAGGGTCTGGGTGAGATGAACCCGAATGAGTTGTGGGAGACCACCTTGGATCCCACTACCCGCATTCTGCGTCGCGTGGACCTGGAGGACGCGCAGCGTGCCGATGAGCTCTTCTCTATCCTGATGGGCGACGACGTCGCCGCCCGCCGCTCCTTCATCACCCGCCGCGCAAAGGATGTCCGCTTCTTGGACGTTTAG
- a CDS encoding HNH endonuclease signature motif containing protein produces MPPILLPKPLPATTPLATLTNIERLVRPITKDHTWQLRTLLCSLPAAEHEAAAADFRGPSKQSNPERGVRMTRRANGNHTMSITDTPQAVADMYGVLTAQATAEAQAAAEAQAAAEAQAGAAQESLPGLDNNADSDLNGAKPDTTTGGQANADLSGSNTADQNDGSNNANHLDADHHDGGDGGDGGDPGRAASRPYRPSPVDLVDAAHTIFFGTDDNDDSVPHAARPQVRTNVIIRLEDLDTIIHGDGEEITVELTNGARMTGAQLVARKLADIGLITLVHPFAGPVNLYTARSASYKQRLMAWAEHPTCAWPGCNKPAEESQIHHIRRHKDNGQTEPSNLVPLCKYHNGTNDDDPTKPTGRGIIERLNGRIVWFPPWGGPPWYIPSPAHPDPPPHPPHSPDPPQRE; encoded by the coding sequence GTGCCGCCGATTCTTCTTCCCAAGCCGCTGCCCGCGACCACGCCGCTAGCCACACTAACCAACATTGAACGACTCGTACGCCCAATCACCAAGGACCACACCTGGCAACTACGCACCTTACTATGCTCCCTGCCAGCTGCCGAGCACGAAGCAGCCGCCGCAGACTTCCGCGGGCCTTCCAAACAATCCAACCCCGAGCGCGGAGTACGCATGACACGCCGGGCCAACGGCAACCACACCATGTCCATTACAGACACCCCACAAGCCGTAGCCGACATGTACGGAGTCCTCACCGCCCAAGCCACCGCCGAAGCCCAAGCAGCAGCAGAAGCCCAAGCAGCCGCTGAAGCCCAGGCTGGTGCCGCGCAAGAGTCTCTCCCCGGCCTGGACAACAACGCCGACTCCGACCTCAATGGCGCGAAACCCGACACCACCACTGGTGGCCAGGCCAACGCTGACCTTAGCGGCAGCAACACCGCCGATCAGAACGACGGCAGCAACAACGCTAACCACCTCGACGCTGACCACCATGACGGTGGTGACGGTGGCGATGGTGGCGACCCCGGCCGGGCTGCTAGCAGGCCTTATCGGCCGAGTCCGGTGGACCTTGTTGATGCTGCCCACACCATCTTCTTCGGCACAGACGACAACGACGACTCTGTCCCGCATGCTGCAAGGCCGCAGGTGCGCACCAACGTCATTATCCGCCTTGAAGACCTCGACACAATCATCCACGGCGACGGCGAAGAAATCACCGTAGAGCTAACCAACGGGGCACGCATGACTGGTGCCCAACTTGTTGCCCGCAAACTAGCTGATATTGGGCTTATCACCCTCGTCCACCCCTTTGCTGGCCCGGTCAATCTCTACACGGCTCGTTCTGCTTCTTACAAGCAACGCCTTATGGCGTGGGCAGAACACCCCACCTGCGCCTGGCCCGGATGTAACAAGCCTGCCGAAGAATCCCAGATCCACCACATCCGCCGCCACAAAGACAACGGACAAACAGAACCGTCTAATTTGGTGCCACTGTGCAAGTACCACAACGGCACCAACGATGATGACCCCACCAAACCCACAGGCAGAGGCATCATTGAGCGTCTCAACGGGCGTATTGTTTGGTTCCCACCCTGGGGTGGGCCACCGTGGTATATCCCCAGCCCCGCACACCCCGACCCACCACCACACCCACCACACTCACCGGACCCGCCGCAACGGGAATAA
- a CDS encoding TetR/AcrR family transcriptional regulator, giving the protein MFTEPVHSRREVQKQATCETVLSTAYQLFRTQGFADTSIRAIAASANVSVGTVMGVGDKRTLLIETVGEQIAAMHADMRGQSTDLLEVLTPFLDLFTGHEELSRAFGAALIERGDQGEALGQLESLLVDEILLRLDGALEPETATEFAQLLYHVYLGLLLGWAAGLYSTAELQVRAAASLNRLETLFGVK; this is encoded by the coding sequence ATGTTCACTGAACCCGTTCACTCACGGCGCGAGGTGCAAAAACAGGCCACCTGCGAAACCGTCTTATCCACCGCCTACCAGCTGTTTAGGACCCAGGGCTTTGCGGATACCAGCATCCGCGCCATCGCGGCGTCCGCAAACGTCAGCGTGGGAACCGTGATGGGGGTAGGGGACAAGCGCACGCTGCTCATCGAGACGGTTGGTGAACAAATTGCCGCCATGCACGCGGATATGCGCGGGCAATCCACGGACTTGCTGGAGGTCCTCACGCCGTTCCTGGATTTGTTTACCGGGCATGAGGAGCTCTCGCGCGCTTTTGGGGCGGCGCTCATTGAGCGCGGTGATCAGGGCGAGGCCCTGGGCCAGCTGGAATCGCTTCTGGTAGACGAGATCTTGTTGCGCCTGGATGGCGCGTTGGAACCCGAAACTGCCACGGAGTTTGCGCAACTGCTCTACCACGTCTACCTGGGCTTGTTGCTTGGCTGGGCTGCGGGTTTGTATTCCACCGCTGAACTGCAAGTCCGGGCTGCGGCATCCTTAAACCGCCTGGAAACCTTGTTTGGAGTCAAATAA
- a CDS encoding DoxX family protein, protein MIIESVPAWPSIVLALILVGDALLSLRPAPFIAECLSGVKLPRDWWWALILIKTLAATGLLVGLWVPGVGIAAMVGVIAYFLAAAAAHVRAGFLGSAFWVNCLSMLALSVAALALTLAL, encoded by the coding sequence ATGATTATCGAATCCGTGCCTGCGTGGCCGTCCATCGTGTTGGCCTTAATCCTTGTGGGCGACGCCTTGCTGTCGCTGCGGCCTGCGCCGTTTATCGCCGAGTGCCTTTCGGGAGTAAAACTGCCCCGGGACTGGTGGTGGGCGCTCATACTAATCAAGACCCTGGCGGCAACGGGCCTGCTCGTGGGCCTGTGGGTGCCCGGGGTGGGCATCGCGGCCATGGTTGGGGTGATTGCCTACTTCCTGGCCGCCGCAGCGGCGCATGTGCGCGCAGGGTTCCTGGGCAGCGCCTTTTGGGTCAACTGCCTGTCCATGCTGGCGCTTTCGGTCGCCGCGCTGGCTCTCACGCTGGCGCTGTAG